The proteins below come from a single Cystobacter ferrugineus genomic window:
- a CDS encoding serine/threonine-protein kinase PknK, which translates to MSTVRGHLEEDRPEGGRLPDVPRCVTCGQRWEGAHAHCPRGATPTDSPRGGDGRAVPWRHIDGYVLEEEVARGGFGSVYSARRESDGEHVAIKVAHPEIALARAQLEREAQVMRAIGPPTVPAVYHTGVLLDGAAFLVMQFVPWPTLAQRMAQLAGPMPLPEFTTRAHSLLDALAVVHERGFLHGDLKPENIFLDDTTHTAGFFDFGLAKPVGDLIVTASMDDATPPLGLSFVGTAEYMSPEQCAGPQGLDARSDLYSLGVLFYEMLTGRPPFFGTSVDVIQAHLSRRPLRPSELAPVPATLEQLVLRCLAKERRFRPDSVADLRRELQQALTQAEKPPSPARPLAPMPDRPAAPPTGVRRSVAVLFFRSGANPITVQRALASFCGQMAFHEGTRFAGTFDPDAGENPVQRARQAAEGLALQNLAPAALVDVATVTVQRRAGGPARYLSTIFARQDRYPRDQDTSALLLTGAAVEALPELRCEPVPEREGIFRIASTTPGPEDVTILQHGSGVLVGRGVELAELLESAGRALQDGAPTLVTVLGDRGHGKTHLSAALAQQLHMALSHTRIATWRAREPVQGDPEGTLRMLLRGALYGFRNEQELTGSETEGRATCTELLGPALAQELWPGVASTLGWLAPGAAGLQNWAAAPGALRTLAMRATGELLAARARRQRLCLILDDAQYAEETALDALEYAALAESRLPLWICVFARPGFERIRPSWGTRAARRHVLPLQPLTPPSAMELCRTLLRPAENVPAAALERLSERAQRIPLFLVELVRGLKRQGLVRQRSSGGSWFLATDELERMPEMRLVDWLADRELGALPAELAAHARLCALLGPDFTAAEAEGVVSKLEEADFPLDPRHATRRLVDLGLLVSHRQEGLSFRNELLRVTVERSLPEADRERIHSAAFRYYLSAAGAAERQRLPRLALHAAAAGLRDEAAAIYIDLAESARGRHAYIEAESTYTRALELLEGTDQRRRLTVLRGRGLMRYRVGRYEDSLADFAGARELARQIGDSAAEVDLMLEEAMAYDWINDYARSEERVYAAQQMADVGNHNSPLLQVRLLLGLGRAQFRNGRWEECCAPLQEAANRARELGDAGYESRIVAQLLLGVILPNIGRIDEAEQLFEEVIAACTERGDRLHLGSAICNRRNLWVARNDFQGAMQDQERFMQLGRELGMVGWEYFAEHNMGELLYQAGNTQEAAPHIARAIELERHHPEMAPRPWALLLQARSLAYTGQDTRARELLMDIRRTLKQNGAEFTPSEEVIFSLVELATRDASAEEWDALLARSNEFSVEQEPLEVLEFRGLDWLRRGERTQAQLILEEALRRAETTPNVMRDRLRRSLERTQLTPAA; encoded by the coding sequence ATGTCCACCGTCCGAGGTCATTTGGAGGAGGATCGCCCAGAGGGTGGTAGACTGCCGGACGTGCCGCGGTGCGTGACATGCGGACAGCGTTGGGAGGGGGCCCACGCGCATTGTCCCCGAGGAGCTACCCCGACCGACTCGCCCCGCGGGGGGGACGGCCGGGCGGTGCCATGGCGTCACATCGACGGCTATGTCCTGGAAGAGGAGGTCGCTCGCGGAGGGTTCGGCTCGGTCTACTCCGCCCGGCGCGAGTCCGATGGCGAGCACGTGGCCATCAAGGTCGCCCACCCCGAGATTGCCCTCGCGCGCGCTCAGCTCGAGCGCGAGGCCCAGGTGATGCGCGCCATCGGCCCGCCCACCGTACCCGCCGTGTACCACACGGGGGTGCTGCTCGATGGGGCCGCCTTCCTCGTCATGCAGTTCGTCCCCTGGCCCACCCTCGCCCAGCGCATGGCGCAGCTCGCGGGCCCCATGCCCCTGCCCGAGTTCACCACCCGCGCGCACTCGCTGCTCGACGCGCTCGCGGTGGTGCATGAGCGGGGCTTCCTGCACGGGGATCTCAAGCCCGAGAACATCTTCCTCGACGACACGACGCACACCGCGGGCTTCTTCGACTTCGGCCTCGCCAAGCCCGTGGGCGATCTCATCGTCACCGCCTCCATGGACGACGCCACGCCGCCCCTGGGCCTGTCCTTCGTCGGCACCGCCGAGTACATGTCCCCCGAGCAGTGCGCGGGTCCCCAGGGCCTCGATGCCCGCTCGGACCTGTATTCGCTCGGCGTGCTCTTCTACGAGATGCTCACCGGAAGGCCGCCCTTCTTCGGCACCTCGGTGGACGTCATCCAGGCGCACCTGTCGCGCCGGCCCCTGAGGCCGTCGGAGCTGGCGCCGGTGCCGGCGACGCTCGAGCAGCTCGTGCTGCGCTGCCTCGCCAAGGAGCGCAGGTTCCGCCCCGACTCCGTGGCCGACCTGCGGCGCGAGTTGCAGCAGGCCCTGACGCAGGCCGAGAAGCCTCCCAGTCCCGCGCGGCCCCTCGCGCCCATGCCGGACAGGCCCGCCGCCCCGCCCACGGGCGTGCGGCGCTCGGTGGCGGTGCTCTTCTTCCGCTCGGGCGCCAACCCCATCACCGTGCAGAGGGCACTCGCCAGTTTCTGCGGGCAGATGGCCTTCCACGAGGGCACGCGCTTCGCGGGCACGTTCGATCCGGACGCGGGCGAGAACCCCGTGCAGCGCGCCCGTCAGGCCGCCGAGGGGCTCGCCTTGCAGAACCTCGCCCCCGCCGCGCTCGTGGACGTGGCCACGGTGACGGTGCAGCGCCGCGCCGGAGGCCCCGCGCGCTACCTCAGCACCATCTTCGCGCGGCAGGATCGCTACCCGAGGGACCAGGACACCTCCGCGCTGCTGCTCACCGGCGCGGCGGTGGAAGCCCTGCCGGAGCTGCGGTGTGAGCCCGTGCCGGAGCGCGAGGGCATCTTCCGTATCGCGTCCACCACCCCGGGGCCCGAGGACGTCACCATCCTCCAGCACGGCAGCGGGGTGCTGGTGGGCCGTGGCGTCGAGCTGGCCGAGCTGCTCGAGAGCGCGGGCCGGGCCCTTCAGGACGGAGCACCCACGCTCGTCACGGTGCTGGGCGACCGGGGCCACGGCAAGACGCACCTGAGCGCCGCGCTCGCCCAGCAGCTCCACATGGCGCTGTCCCATACGCGCATCGCCACGTGGCGCGCCCGCGAGCCCGTGCAAGGCGATCCCGAGGGCACCCTGCGCATGCTGCTGCGCGGCGCGCTCTACGGCTTCCGCAACGAGCAGGAGCTGACGGGCTCGGAGACGGAGGGGCGCGCCACCTGCACGGAGCTGCTCGGCCCCGCGCTGGCCCAGGAGCTGTGGCCCGGCGTGGCCTCCACCCTGGGCTGGCTCGCGCCGGGCGCCGCCGGCTTGCAGAACTGGGCCGCGGCCCCCGGTGCGCTGCGCACGCTGGCCATGCGCGCCACGGGCGAGCTGCTGGCCGCGCGCGCCCGCCGCCAGCGGCTGTGCCTCATCCTCGACGACGCGCAGTACGCCGAGGAGACGGCGCTGGACGCGCTGGAATACGCCGCGCTCGCCGAGTCGCGCCTGCCCCTGTGGATCTGCGTGTTCGCGCGGCCGGGCTTCGAGCGCATCCGCCCCTCGTGGGGCACGCGCGCCGCGCGCCGCCACGTGCTGCCCCTGCAGCCCCTGACGCCCCCGAGCGCCATGGAGCTGTGCCGCACGCTCCTGCGCCCGGCGGAGAATGTCCCCGCCGCCGCGCTGGAGCGTCTGTCCGAGCGGGCCCAGCGCATCCCCCTGTTCCTCGTGGAGCTGGTACGCGGCCTCAAGCGCCAGGGGCTCGTGCGCCAGCGCTCCAGTGGGGGGAGCTGGTTCCTGGCCACCGACGAGTTGGAGCGCATGCCGGAGATGCGGCTGGTGGACTGGCTGGCGGATCGCGAGCTGGGAGCACTGCCCGCGGAGCTCGCGGCACATGCGCGCCTGTGCGCCCTGCTCGGCCCGGACTTCACCGCCGCCGAGGCCGAGGGCGTGGTGTCCAAGCTGGAGGAGGCGGACTTCCCGTTGGATCCCCGCCACGCCACGCGCCGGCTGGTGGACCTGGGCCTGCTCGTGTCCCACCGGCAGGAGGGGTTGAGCTTCCGCAACGAGCTGTTGCGCGTCACCGTGGAGCGCTCGCTGCCCGAGGCGGACCGCGAGCGCATCCACAGCGCCGCCTTCCGCTACTACCTGAGCGCGGCGGGCGCCGCCGAGCGTCAACGCCTGCCACGCCTGGCCCTGCACGCCGCCGCGGCGGGCCTGCGCGACGAGGCGGCCGCGATCTACATCGACCTGGCCGAGTCCGCGCGTGGCCGGCACGCCTACATCGAGGCCGAGTCCACCTATACGCGCGCCCTGGAGTTGCTGGAAGGCACGGACCAGCGACGCCGGCTCACCGTGCTGCGGGGCCGGGGACTCATGCGCTACCGCGTGGGGCGCTACGAGGACTCGCTGGCGGACTTCGCCGGGGCACGTGAGCTGGCACGGCAGATCGGCGACTCCGCCGCCGAAGTGGACCTGATGCTGGAAGAGGCCATGGCCTACGACTGGATCAACGACTACGCGCGCTCGGAGGAGCGGGTGTACGCGGCCCAGCAGATGGCCGACGTCGGCAACCACAACTCCCCCCTGTTGCAGGTGCGGCTGCTGCTGGGCCTGGGGCGCGCGCAGTTCCGCAATGGCCGGTGGGAAGAGTGCTGCGCGCCGCTGCAGGAGGCGGCCAATCGCGCCCGGGAGCTCGGAGACGCGGGCTACGAGTCACGAATCGTGGCGCAGCTGCTGCTCGGCGTCATCCTGCCCAACATCGGCCGCATCGACGAGGCCGAGCAGCTCTTCGAGGAAGTCATCGCCGCGTGCACCGAGCGCGGGGACCGGCTGCACCTGGGCAGCGCCATCTGCAACCGCCGCAACCTGTGGGTGGCGCGCAACGACTTCCAGGGCGCGATGCAGGACCAGGAGCGCTTCATGCAACTGGGGCGCGAGCTGGGCATGGTGGGCTGGGAGTACTTCGCCGAGCACAACATGGGCGAGCTGCTCTACCAGGCGGGCAATACGCAGGAGGCGGCGCCCCACATCGCCCGCGCCATCGAGCTGGAGCGGCACCACCCGGAGATGGCTCCGCGGCCCTGGGCCCTGCTGCTGCAGGCGCGCTCGCTCGCGTATACCGGCCAGGACACCCGGGCGCGCGAGCTGCTCATGGACATCCGCCGGACGCTGAAGCAGAACGGCGCGGAGTTCACGCCCTCCGAAGAGGTCATCTTCTCCCTGGTGGAGCTGGCCACGCGCGACGCGAGCGCCGAGGAGTGGGACGCGCTGCTCGCGCGCTCCAATGAGTTCTCGGTGGAGCAGGAGCCGTTGGAGGTGCTGGAGTTCCGAGGCCTGGACTGGCTGCGGCGGGGCGAGCGGACGCAGGCACAGCTCATCCTGGAGGAGGCCCTGCGCCGCGCCGAGACGACGCCCAACGTGATGCGCGATCGCCTGCGGCGCAGCCTGGAGCGGACCCAGCTCACCCCCGCGGCGTGA
- the fghA gene encoding S-formylglutathione hydrolase, which produces MDALKPHAENRCFGGTVGFYKHTSQECGGEMRFAVYLPPQAQAGQKVPVLYYLSGLTCTEDTFLIKGGAQRLAAELGLMLVVPDTSPRQTGILKEDADWEVGTAAGFYLDATQAPWASRFRMYSYVTRELPELVGKHFPARMDREGIFGHSMGGHGALVCALRQPGRYRSVSAFAPISAPMRCPWGQKAFGTYLGPDAETWRAWDATELLRGGARVPPLLVDQGTQDKFLAEQLKPELLRAACEQAGQPLTLRSQDGYDHGYYFVSTFMADHLRHHAAALTA; this is translated from the coding sequence ATGGACGCCCTGAAACCCCACGCCGAGAACCGCTGCTTCGGCGGCACCGTCGGCTTCTACAAGCACACCTCTCAGGAGTGCGGCGGCGAGATGCGCTTCGCCGTCTACCTGCCGCCCCAGGCCCAGGCGGGACAGAAGGTGCCGGTCCTCTATTACCTGTCCGGCCTCACCTGCACCGAGGACACCTTCCTCATCAAGGGCGGAGCGCAGCGGCTCGCCGCCGAGCTGGGATTGATGCTGGTGGTGCCCGACACCAGCCCGCGCCAGACGGGCATTCTCAAGGAGGACGCGGACTGGGAGGTGGGTACCGCCGCCGGCTTCTACCTGGATGCCACCCAGGCGCCCTGGGCCTCGCGCTTCCGCATGTACAGCTATGTGACTCGGGAGCTGCCCGAGCTGGTGGGCAAGCACTTCCCCGCCCGGATGGATCGCGAGGGGATTTTCGGCCACTCCATGGGAGGCCATGGCGCGCTCGTCTGCGCGCTGCGCCAGCCGGGCCGCTACCGCTCCGTGTCCGCCTTCGCCCCCATCAGCGCCCCCATGCGCTGCCCCTGGGGACAGAAGGCCTTTGGCACCTACCTCGGGCCGGACGCCGAGACATGGCGCGCCTGGGATGCCACGGAATTGCTGCGCGGCGGGGCGCGCGTTCCCCCACTGCTCGTGGACCAGGGCACGCAGGACAAGTTCCTCGCGGAGCAGCTCAAACCCGAATTGTTGCGGGCCGCCTGCGAGCAGGCAGGGCAGCCCCTGACACTCCGCTCCCAGGACGGGTATGACCACGGTTATTACTTCGTTTCGACCTTCATGGCGGACCACCTGCGGCACCACGCCGCGGCGCTAACCGCCTGA
- a CDS encoding S-(hydroxymethyl)glutathione dehydrogenase/class III alcohol dehydrogenase codes for MDIKAAIAFEPGKPLRIETVHLEGPKAGEVLIELKATGLCHTDAYTLSGKDPEGLFPSILGHEGAGIVVDTGPGVTSVKKGDHVIPLYTPECRQCKSCLSRKTNLCTAIRATQGKGLMPDGTSRFRLGKEPIHHYMGTSTFAQYTVLPEIAVAKIREDAPFDKVCYIGCGVTTGVGAVVYTAKVEAGARVVVFGLGGIGLNVVQACRMVGADQIVGVDLNPGRRAMAEKFGLTHFVNPADMPAAELVPYLVNLTGGGADYSFECIGNVNTMRQALECCHRGWGESIIIGVAAAGQEISTRPFQLVTGRVWKGSAFGGARGRTDVPRIVDWYMDKKINVDDLVTHTLPLERINEGFELMHKGESIRTVVKY; via the coding sequence ATGGACATCAAGGCCGCCATCGCGTTCGAACCCGGCAAGCCCCTGCGCATCGAAACGGTGCATCTCGAAGGACCCAAGGCGGGCGAGGTGCTCATCGAGCTCAAGGCGACGGGCCTCTGCCACACCGACGCGTACACCCTGTCCGGCAAGGATCCCGAGGGCCTGTTTCCCAGCATCCTCGGCCACGAGGGCGCGGGCATCGTGGTGGACACGGGCCCGGGCGTCACCTCGGTGAAGAAGGGGGACCACGTCATCCCGCTCTACACGCCCGAGTGCCGTCAGTGTAAGTCGTGCCTGTCGCGCAAGACGAACCTGTGCACGGCCATCCGCGCCACCCAGGGCAAGGGGCTCATGCCGGATGGCACCAGCCGCTTCCGGCTCGGCAAGGAGCCCATCCACCACTACATGGGCACGTCCACGTTCGCGCAGTACACGGTGCTGCCGGAGATCGCCGTGGCGAAGATTCGCGAGGACGCGCCCTTCGACAAGGTCTGCTACATCGGCTGCGGGGTGACCACGGGCGTGGGCGCCGTCGTCTACACGGCCAAGGTGGAGGCGGGAGCGCGCGTGGTCGTCTTCGGCCTGGGCGGCATCGGGCTCAACGTGGTGCAGGCGTGCCGCATGGTGGGCGCGGATCAGATCGTCGGCGTGGACCTGAACCCCGGCCGGCGCGCCATGGCCGAGAAGTTCGGCCTCACGCACTTCGTCAACCCGGCGGACATGCCCGCGGCGGAGCTCGTGCCCTACCTCGTCAACCTCACCGGCGGCGGCGCCGACTACAGCTTCGAGTGCATCGGCAACGTGAACACCATGCGCCAGGCGCTCGAGTGCTGCCACCGCGGCTGGGGCGAGAGCATCATCATCGGCGTGGCCGCCGCGGGGCAGGAGATCAGCACCCGGCCCTTCCAGCTCGTCACCGGGCGCGTGTGGAAGGGCAGCGCGTTCGGCGGCGCCCGCGGCCGCACCGACGTGCCCCGCATCGTCGACTGGTACATGGACAAGAAGATCAACGTGGATGACCTCGTCACCCACACCCTGCCCCTGGAGCGCATCAACGAGGGCTTCGAGCTGATGCACAAGGGCGAGTCCATCCGCACGGTGGTGAAGTACTAG
- a CDS encoding polysaccharide lyase, giving the protein MKRLLNVAALALLVPTLASASVVWKGDLETGNLSQWDAEQSVSSNRLLVVTSPVREGRYALKTTVRQGDNPIKASGNRNELVYLSRETSGSEYYYKWSTLFPASFPISPKWALFTQWHQEGHSGSPPLELYVVNDRLNLRVGGSSGKVVWTTPMQRDQWNDFILHVKWSSDKKVGFIELYHNGKVVLPKTYMATQFGSQRNYLKMGLYRDASIKPEGIVYHDGFVQSTSLEDVLPAVTTQEPQENPTPEQPIDTAPDMDDPTNGPPDEANGDGAITQGPSSDNSPGTAGLVPGSPNAYEDGLQPQSCGGASATGGTPLLLAGMLSLLFLASRRRKTAHALARHSTQR; this is encoded by the coding sequence TTGAAGCGACTGCTGAACGTTGCCGCCCTCGCGCTGCTGGTGCCCACCCTGGCCTCGGCCTCCGTCGTGTGGAAGGGCGACCTCGAAACCGGAAATCTCTCTCAGTGGGATGCAGAACAGAGCGTGTCCTCGAACCGCCTGTTGGTGGTGACTTCGCCGGTGCGAGAGGGTCGTTATGCGTTGAAGACCACCGTGCGCCAGGGGGACAACCCCATCAAGGCGAGTGGCAACCGTAACGAGTTGGTCTATCTGAGCCGGGAGACCTCGGGCTCCGAGTACTATTACAAGTGGAGCACGCTCTTTCCCGCCAGCTTCCCGATCTCGCCCAAGTGGGCGCTGTTCACCCAGTGGCACCAGGAAGGGCACAGCGGCTCCCCCCCGCTCGAGCTCTACGTGGTCAATGATCGGCTGAACCTGCGGGTGGGCGGCAGCAGTGGGAAGGTCGTCTGGACGACCCCCATGCAGCGCGATCAATGGAACGACTTCATCCTCCACGTGAAGTGGTCTTCCGACAAGAAGGTCGGCTTCATCGAGCTGTACCACAATGGCAAGGTGGTGCTGCCCAAGACGTACATGGCCACGCAGTTCGGCAGCCAGCGCAACTACCTCAAGATGGGCCTGTACCGTGACGCGTCCATCAAGCCGGAGGGCATCGTCTACCATGACGGTTTCGTGCAGAGCACGAGCCTGGAAGACGTGCTGCCCGCCGTGACCACCCAGGAGCCCCAGGAGAATCCCACGCCGGAGCAGCCGATCGACACCGCCCCCGACATGGATGACCCGACCAACGGCCCGCCCGATGAGGCGAATGGCGACGGCGCCATCACCCAGGGTCCCTCCTCGGACAACTCCCCGGGGACCGCCGGCCTGGTGCCCGGCTCGCCGAACGCCTACGAGGACGGCCTGCAGCCCCAGAGCTGCGGCGGTGCCTCGGCCACTGGCGGCACGCCCCTGCTCCTCGCCGGCATGCTGAGCCTGCTCTTCCTGGCCAGCCGCCGCCGCAAGACGGCACACGCGCTCGCACGCCACTCCACCCAGCGCTAG